ATTTCCGATTTTGTATGTGGCCGCGGCCCGCCATCTGGCCGCCCGCGAGATTCCCAATCATCTGGACCGCACGCGCAGTGTTTACGACGTTATCAAGGAGCGGCTCGATCAGCATCCTGAGCTCGCACCACCACCTGCATTGCTGGAGTCGAATGGCGGCGCCAATTTCTGGGGCAAGGGGATTATCAAAACCTCGGAGTTGATCCTGTTTATTGAAGAGGCTGCGCGCTATCAGGCGATTGCCGAACAGATCGGCGGCGCACAGCTGTATACCCCGGGGGCGCTGGAGTTGCAGTGGCAGCGTACTGGACTGCTGGATAAAGCCAAATCCTATACCGGGCGCTACCTGGCCGATATCACTGGCTAAGCACGTGGCCGGGGGTACGCGCTCCGGCCCGCCATCCACTTGATAAGCATGAAAGCAAACACATGAGTATTTCCCGTAGTTCGACCTATCCGATTGAACCGGTTTTTCTGCAGCGCTGGTCGCCGCGCGCATTCACCGGCGAGGCTATCTCCGAAGAGACATTGCTGGCCCTGCTTGAGGCGGCGCGCTGGGCACCCTCGGCCAATAATGCCCAGCCATGGCGTTTTATCTATCTGCTGCCGGATTCGCCAGATTGGCAGGGGCTGCTGAACACCCTGAATGAGAACAACCGGCGCTGGGCGCCGCAGGCTTCGGCATTTCTGGTCCTGCTTTCCAAGACGACACATATACGCCC
Above is a window of Methylovorus glucosotrophus DNA encoding:
- a CDS encoding class II aldolase/adducin family protein, with the translated sequence MSNPLSEIDLISYVEDAKADAIHAFGVLSRNGTLSASLTYHVTHLVPGHDKLLHIRFPGGLARDQSPSIAITEFAQHPDHILRESRLDADTVIHAHTNFLSAWSLAHKPFPILYVAAARHLAAREIPNHLDRTRSVYDVIKERLDQHPELAPPPALLESNGGANFWGKGIIKTSELILFIEEAARYQAIAEQIGGAQLYTPGALELQWQRTGLLDKAKSYTGRYLADITG